The DNA segment GCCGATGACCTCGCCCCGGGCGTCGCGCAGGGGGGCTGCGCTGTAGTCGATAGGAAGCAGGCTCCCGTCGCGCCGCTGCAGGGCGGCCTGGAGGGTGGCGTACCCCGCGTCGTAGACCTCCACGATCGCCGCGGCCACCCGGGGACGGTCCGCCTCCCTGAAGAAGCTCAGAGCCTGCCTGTTCTCGATCTCGGCGTCCGGGTAGGCGGATGTCTCCGCGAACTTGCGGTTCCAGCGGACCAGGCGGCCTGTGCGGTCGAGGATGACGACCATGTCCGGGATCTCCTGGAGGATGGTCTCGATGGTGGCGAGCGACTCCTTCAGGCCTCGTTCCGCCTGCTTCCGTCGCTCCTCGACCACCGCCAGCACGAGGGCGGTGAGCGACAGCACGACCACGTAGACCGCGAACAGCATCAGGGCCTCCTGGATCCCCCGACCCGCGAAGGGCCCCTGGCCCATGAGCGCCCCTGTCAGCGCGAAGGCGAAGACGAGGACGGTGGTCGAGACCGCCCCGCGAAGGCCGTGCGAGAGACTCAACCAGAGCACGAAGGGCAGCGGGAGGAAGGCGAGGGGCAAGGCGCGGGGGTTGAAGAAGACGAGGACCAGAACCAGCCCCAGCGGCAGGAAGCGAAGCAGAAGCGACCCCACGTACCTCGCGTCCACGCGCCCCCCCCACCAGGCGAGCAGGAAAGGGGTGGCGACGAGCACGCCGGTGACGTCCCCGAGCCACCACGTCAACCAGGTCCAGCCGTAGGCGGACCAAGGCGTCAGGCCCGCCGCACTCAGGACCGCGATCCCCACCGTCGCATTCAGGAGGCACGTCCCGAAGGCGAGCGGGCCGCCGAAGAGCAGGACGCTCCGGACGTCGTTGAAGATCCCGCCGAAGCGGCGCAGCCACCAGGCCCCCAGGAGCGCCTGGAGGGTCGCTCCCGAGGCGATCGCAGCCCCGATCAACACGGCAGGGACGAGCCCGCTGCCGGCGAGAACCCCGACGTTGAGCGCGAGCGAACCCAGCCAGACGCCCGGCCAGAGACTGGCCCCGCCGGCGTAGAGCGCCGCCAGGGCGATGCCGGCCGGCAACCACAGGAACGTCACGTTGCCAGGGGGGATCGCGACGAGCTGACCGAGCCTCCCGAAGGCGTAGAAGGCGATCGCGACCGCCACGATGCTGCGCAGGCAACCGAAGGTCGGCCTCATCCGCCTCTCCTCTTTGACACGCTTCGCCGGGGGTCATTCTACGCCGGGAACGCAAAGGAGACAGCAACAAGCGAAGCCATGCCCGAAAGGAATCAGGGGCATGGCTCCGCGAGCGGCGGGGGATTCAGGTGAATTGCTAACGGCCGAGCGCTGCGGCGATGAGGTCCACGGCGAGCCTGGCGCTCTGGTTGCTCGCGTCGAGCAGCGGATCGACCTCGACCATGTCCAGGGATCGCACCAGGCCGGTGCGCGCGAGCTGGGCGAGGGCGAGGCGCGCCTCGCGGGCGGTCATCCCGTGCCGGGCGGGGCTCCCCACCCCGGGGGCCTCCTTCGGGTCCACGACGTCCATGTCGAAGCTGACGTGGATGCCGGCGGTGCCGTCCGAGGCGATCGCGATCGCCTCGTCCATCACCGCCTGGATCCCGCGCGCCTCGATCTCGGTCATGCGAAAGACCCTGACGCCCGCCTCGGCGATGAGCCGCTCCTCGGCCTCGTCCAGGTCCCGGGCGCCGATCAGGACGGCGTTGGCCGCCGGCACCTTGGGCGAGAAACCGCCCAGCCGGGTCAGCTCCGGTGTGCCGTGGCCCAGCGCGACGGCGAAGGGCATCCCGTGGATGTGGCCGCTGACGGTGGTGTCGGCGGTGTTGAAGTCACCGTGGGCGTCGAACCAGAGAAGGCCCAGGCGCTCTGCGCGCTCGGCGTGGACCGAGCTGACCCCGGCGATCGTGCCGATGGCGACCGAGTGGTCGCCGCCGAGAAAGACGCTGAAGGCACCTTCTCGGATCGCCTCGCGGGCGCCGTGGTAGGCGGCCTCGGCGGCCTCAGCGACCGCGGGCAGGTTCCGCAGGAGGTCCGAGTGGGGCACCGGGGAGTCGGGGACCGGGACGTCGCCCAGGTCCTTCACCGCGACGCCGAGCCTCTCGAGGCGCCTGACGAGGCCGGCGTAGCGGATGGCCCGGGTGGCGAGGCCCGAGCCGCGGCGCGGCGCCCCGAGGTCGAAGGGAATTCCGACGATGGCGGCCGCGAGCGCGGCCTGGGAAGCAAGACGGTTTTCAAGCTGCGGTGACTGGTGGCCAGTCATAAAATCCTCTCCAAGATCCTCATCATCGAGGCTTTGCTGGAATCATTCTAACCGCCATTGTACACCGAGCCCCCATGCCCTGTCTCGCCCGCCGCGCGCGATCCGCGCAGGGGGATGCGCCCGGACAGGCGCCGAGCGACCAAAAGCGCGGCTAAATGAGGTAGAATTCAAGATCGTAGCAATCGGGATCAAAGATCGGCGCGAACGCCGGCCCCCAGGAGAATCAAACGCCATGCAGACGACCACCGCCCCCATCGATCCGAGGCTCGACCTCTTCGAGGCCATCGACGCCCTCAAGCGCGAGCGCAACGCCATCATCCTGGCCCACTACTATCAGGAGGCCGACATCCAGGACGTCGCCGACTTCCTGGGCGACAGCCTCGCGCTCGCCCAGGCCGCCGAGAAGACCGACGCGGCGGTGATCGTGTTCGCGGGCGTCCACTTCATGGCCGAGACCGCCAAGATCCTCAACCCGAACAAGACGGTCCTCTTGCCCGATCTCGCCGCGGGGTGCAGCCTCGCCGAGAGCTGCCCGGCCGAGGGCCTCCAGGCGCTCAAGGACCGCCACCCCGACCACGTGGTCGTCTCGTACATCAACTGCACCGCCGAGGTCAAGGCGATCAGCGACTACATCGTGACCTCGAGCAACGCCCTCAAGATCATCCGCTCCATCCCCGAGGACCAGGGGATCATCTTCGCCCCCGACCGCAACCTGGGCCGCTACCTCGTCAAGGAGACCGGCCGCGACATGATCCTCTGGCAGGGCAGCTGCATCGTCCACGAGACCTTCTCGGCCCGCAAGATCCACGCCCTCAAGCTGGAGCACCCGGGCTCGTTGATCCTGGCGCACCCCGAGTGCGAGGACCCCGTCCTCGCCATCTCGGACGTGGTGGGCTCGACCAGCGCCCTGCTCAACTACGTCAAGGACCACCCCGACGGCACCTACATCGTCGCCACCGAGCCGGGCATCATCCACCAGATGCAGAAGGCCTCTCCCCAGGCCACCCTGGTCCCGGCCCCTCCCGAGGAGGGCACCTGCGCCTGCAACGAGTGCCCCCACATGAAGCTCAACACCCTGGAGAAGCTCTACCTCTGCCTGCGCGACATGCAGCCCGAGATCACCATGGACGAGGCCCTGCGCGTCCAGGCCCTCAAGCCCATCAAGAAGATGCTCGAGCTCAGCAAGTAGGCTTGTTCAAGGCAGGCGCCCCCGCCGTTGCGGGGGCGCCTGCCTTTTGCTGTGGGCGGGGCTAGAGGGACGTGAGGCGCAGGCCCTTCTCGGCGGCGATGTGCGCGAGCAAGCCCTTGCAGGCCTCTTCGACCAGGTCGTAGACGTGGTCGAAGCCCTCGGGGCCCCCGAAGTACGGATCCGGCACGTCGGAGAGGCCGCGCGCCGGGGCGAAGTCCATCATCCTCACGACCTGCGCGCGGGTCTTGCGCAGCGGATCCAGGTCGCGGATGTCGGTGAAGTTCCGGGTGTCCATGGCGACCACGTAGTCGTGGTCGTCCAGGTCCTCGATCTGGATCTGGCGGGCGCGCTGCAGCGAGATGTCGAGGCCGCGATCGCGCGCCACCCGCAAGGAGCCCTCGTGCGGCGGCTTTCCCACGTGCCAGTTGCCCGTCCCCGCCGAGTCGATTTCAAAGCGCTCGGAAAGACCGGCCTGGGTCACCAGGTGGCGGAAGATCCCCTCGCCCAGGGGCGAGCGGCAGATGTTCCCGAGACAGACGAAGATGACGTTGATCATGGCGACCTCCGCCCCCCAATATAGCAGGGCCGCATCTGGTAAACTGGGCCTATGATCACGAACCTGTACGAAGCCATCGGCGGCGACGAGACGATCCGGCGGCTGGTGAACGCCTTCTACCCGCGCGTGGCGGCCGATCCGGACCTTTCGCCCATCTTCCCGGAGGACCTCACCGAGACCGTCGAGAAGCAGCGCCTCTTCCTGACGCAGTTCCTCGGGGGGCCGCCCCTCTACACCCAGACCCACGGCAACCCGCGCATGCGCGCGCGCCACCTGCCCTTCGAGATCACCCCGACCCGGCGCGAGGCGTGGCTGCGAACCATGGCGGCTGCCATGGACGAGATCGGCCTGGCAGGAGAGCCGCGCGAGGAGTTCTTCGAGCGCCTGAGGCTCACGGCCCACCACATGGAGAACTCCCCCGAGCCCACCTCCCCGCCCCCCGGTGGGGTGGGCTCGGGGGGATAAAATCACGCTCCTTGCCATCTTGGTGAGGGGCTCGGAGCGATCGAGATCCCCCCACCCCTAGCCCCGCCCCACCGGGGGGCGGGGGATCAGATCAAATCCCCCCACAGGAAGCGCATGGCCGCCGGGAAGCGCGTGGCCCAGCAGGCCTCGCTGTGGGTCCCCTTGGGATCCACCAGCCAGTAGTAGTCGTGGCGGTCCTTCCAGCCCTGCTCGCGCAGGAAGGCGTCGAGGCGCTTGGCCTGGTTGGTGATGGGCCGGCTGCGCTCGACGCGGCCGACCTCGCGCCCCCCCACGTCCAGGTAGAGCCGCGCGCCCTCGGGCTTGGCCTGATCCTTGAGGTAGTCGAAGATCGCCGCGCGGGCGAAGTGCAGCGAGGGCGAGAAGGCCGCCGCCCGACCGAAGACCTCGGGCGCATGGTACAGCGCGTAGAGCGAGGTGAGCCCGCCCATCGAGGATCCCGCGACGGCGGTGAACTCGCGCTGGGGCCTCGTGCGAAGGGTGCGATCCACCATGGGCTTGACCACGTCGGTGACGAAGGACAGGAAGTCCGCCCCCTCGCCGCTGGACTTGAAGCGCGCGTCGGGCCACGGGCTCTGCTCGCTCAGGCGATGCTCGCCCCCGTTGTCGATGCCCACCACGATCATCGGCGGCAGCTCGCCAGCGGCCGTCAGCAGATCGAGCGAGGCCCCGACCCGCCACGCCCCCATGAAGGCGCGCTGGTGCTCGAAGAGGTTCTGGCCGTCCCACATGTACATGACGGGATAGCGGGTCAGACGCGAGCGCTCGTAGCCCAAAGGGAGATAGACGTCCACCCGGCGCGATCGCCCGAGCTTGGGAATGCTCAGCTCGCCGAGGGTGAAGAGGCGCTCGCTGGCCGGGAGGGTCGACAGTTGGATGGCGTATTGCATAGGCCCGCCTCCTTCGATGTGGTGCTGCGAATGCGATGGAACGGCCTCGTATTATAGCGGGACGATCGTCGCTGCTCATGTGCGAATTGCACGAAGCGGCTATGATGGAGGCCGAAACGCAGGAGCCATGCAGAGAGGGGCGCACGTGGAACGGATCGTGGTGGTAGGGGGCGGCGCGGCGGGGATGATGGCCGCGATCGCCGCGGCGCAGGCCGGCGCGCGGGTGCTCTTGCTCGAGAAGACGGACCGGCTCGGCTTCAAGATCCAGATCTCGGGCGGCGGGCGATGCAACGTCACCAACGACCTGGACGACCCGCGCGAGCTGGTCAAGATGTACCCGGGCAACGGCCGCTTCCTCTCGGACGCCTTTCGCCGCTTCGGCAAGCACGACGTGCTCGCCCTGCTCGAGCGCCGGGGGGTCCGCACCAAGGTCGAGCCTCCCTACGACAAGGTCTTCCCCGTCAGCGACCGATCCCGCGACGTGATCCTCGCCCTGACGGCCGAGATGAAGCAGCTCGGCGTCGAGGTCCGCTTCGCGACGCCCGTCGCGGGCCTTTCGGTCGAGGACGGCCGGGTCAAGGGGGTCCGCACCGCGGACGATCAGCTGATCGAGGCGGGTGCCGTGATCGTCTGCGTCGGGGGCCGCTCGCTACCCCGCTCGGGATCGACCGGCGACGGCTACAAGCTGGCCGAAGCCGTCGGCCACCGGGTGGCCGACCTCTACCCCTCCCTGGTGCCCCTGCGGGTGAGCGGCACCAAGGAGCTCGCGGGCGTCTCGCTCAAGGACGTGGAGGGCACCGTCCTGGTGGACGGCAAGGTGGCCGACCGGCGCTGGCGCGGCGACATGCTCTTCACCCACTTCGGGCTCTCGGGCCCCGTCGTCCTGCAGCTGAGCCGGAGTGCCGCTGAGGGCCTGCACCGGGGCAGGGCCGTCGAGCTGCGCATCAACCTCAAGCCGGAAATGAGCGCGAGCGAGCTCGAGGCCGAGCTGCTCGCGCGCATCGAGGCCGCCCCTCGATCCCTGGTCGCCTCGCTGCTCAAGGACGACATGGCCCGCTCGGTGGTGGAGCCCTTCCTCGAAGCGAGCGGGGTGGACGGCGCCAAGAAGGTCGCCGAGCTCTCGCGCGGCGACCGAGCGCGCCTGGTCGAGACCCTCAGGGGCTGGCGCTTCCCGGTCACCGGCTGGCACTCGTTCGAGGTGGCCGAGGTGACCGCCGGCGGGGTGGACACCAAGGAGGTGGACCCCAGGACCTTCCAGTCCAAGCTGGTTTCGGGCCTGTACTGGGCCGGCGAGGTCCTGGACGTGGACGGCTACGTGGGGGGCTTCAACTTCCAGGCCGCATGGTCGAGCGGCCATGCCGCCGGCACCGCCGCCGCGGCGTCGATTCTCGGCAAGTAAGCAACAAACGGCCCTTTCGGGCGTCATCGGAACACAACATTTCTCGCCCGGCGCCCTGCGCCGGGCGATTTCGCTTATCGGGACCGATCCCAAAAACCCAGTGCCGGCGCCGCTCTTGGGCCCCTCGCTCGCCCGCTGAGCGATCGAGGGTTAATTCATGCGGGCGTAACTCGACTTTTACTTCGCCGTAAATGCCCGAGCCGTATGATTTCAGCATCGAAGGGGGGCGAGCGTCCCCACCCCGCACCACCACTTGGCTTGAGAAAGGAACAACCAAATGAACCAGATGATGCGCGTGCTCAAGGAAGAAGAAGGCCAGGCCCTGACCGAGTACGGCCTCATCCTGGGCCTCATCGCGGTTGTGACCGTCGGCGCCCTCACCATGATGGGCACCAACGTCAACAAGATGCTCTCGTCGATCGCCAACACCCTCAGCGCGACCGGCAAGTAGAACGGGGGGGCGGAGAATGCGTAACCGGAACGAATCCGGGCAGGCGTTGGTCGAAACGGCGCTCGTCCTGCCCGTCATCCTGGCGATGATGCTCGGGATCTTCGGCTTCGGGCACCTCTTCAACGCCCAGCTCGTCATCACCAACGCCAGCCGAGAGGGCGCCCGGATCGGCGCCCTCGGGCGACCGGACACCAACATCAAGGCGGCCGTCGCCAAGTACCTGAGCGGCGCCGGCCTCAACGATCCCGGGACGGTGGTCACCATCTCCAAGGAGACGGTGGCCGACGGCCGCGACGTGAGCGTCAACGTGAGCTATCCCTTCAAGACGGCGCTGAACCTTCCGGGAGTCCCCAACCCCATCAACCTCAAGTCGACGGCCGTCATGCGCGTGGAGCAGGATTAGAGTGCCGAACGAAACGACTCCACGACCCGCCGCAAGGCGGCGGACACAGACAAATCAATCACGTTTTGTGAGGTGCTCTTAATGAAAAAGGCACAAAGGCTGCTGGTCGCGGTGGGCCTCGGGCTCGTCACCAGCGGCGGGATATTCGCCTACGTCTCGGGGCAAAACGAGCGCGCCAACGCCGGCGAGCCCCAGGGGCCGGTGCTGATCGTCAAGGCCCCCATCCCCCTGAGCGCCAAGATTTCCCCCGAGATGGTCGCGGTCGAGACCCGCCCCTCCAAGTTCATCCCCGAGGGGGCCCTCACGAGCCCCGAGGCGGCCGTCGGCCGCCTGGCGAGGATCGAGCTGAGCGCGGGCGAGGCCCTCGTGGAGAGCAAGCTCTTCGCGCCGGGCGAGGAGGCCCGCGCCGTCCTGCCCGTCCCCCCCGGCATGCGCGCCATCACCGTCGCGGTCGACGAGGTGGTGGGCGTGGCGGGCTTCGTCCAGCCCGGCATGAGCGTCGACGTGGTCAGCACCCTCGACGTGGAGGGGCAGACCGTCACCAAGTTCCTCCTGCAGCGCGTCAAGGTCCTCGCCTGCGCCCAGGAAGCCAAGCGAGAGGGCGACCCGGAGGCCAAGGTGGTCTCCTCGGCGACCCTCGCCGTCTCCCCGTCGGATGCCGAGAAGCTCATCCTCGCGGCCGACCGCGGCAAGATCCGCCTGGCGATGCGGGACCAGAACGAGAAGGGCGACGCCAAGACCGCGGGGGCCACCCCCGAGTCGCTGATCGGCGTCAAGCGCCCCGAGCCCGCCCCGGTCAAGGTGGCCGCCAAGCCCCGGCCTCAGGCCCCCCGGATCGTGAAGGTCATCGTGCCGGCCAAGACCCCCGCCGAGAAGCCCTCGATCATGATCATCCGGGGCACCTCGACCGAGTACGTCAACCGCTGAGCCCCAGCTATTAAAGGAAGCGAGTTCCCCCGATGAAGTCTCTGCGTTGGATTCTGGCCGCGTCGCTGGTCGTGGCGCCCGCAACCGCAGCCCTCGCCCTGGCGGACGAAACGCTGCCGGTCTCGGTCGGCAAGTCGGAGGTCGTCTCGGTCGGCGGCGAGGTCACCAAGGTGTCGGTCACCGACCCGCAGATCGCCGACGTGGCGGTCCTCTCGAAGAAGGACGTGCTGATCAACGGCAAGAAGCCCGGCACCACCAACCTGATCGTCTGGACCAAGAGCAAGCGCCTGACCTACGACGTGGTGGTGCGGGTGGACGCCGGCCTGCTCAAGGCCACCATCCGCAAGGCCACCGGGGCCAAGGACCTGCAGGTCGAGGTCGTCAACGACGCGGTGCTGCTCTACGGCAAGGTGGACCGCACCAGCCAGATCCAGATGGCCGAGAAGCTCGCCTCGGGCTTCGCCCCGCGCGTCGTCAACCTGCTCTCGGCCGACGCGGTTCAGCAGGTACAGGTGGACGTGGAGGTGGTCGAGCTCTCCAAGAACGGCGCAGGGGAGCTGGGCGTCAAGTGGGGCCAGATGAAGCGAACCTCGAGCGGCGAGGACGTCTTCGACCCCGACGTGGCCAACGTGATCCAGGGTGACGCGCGCAACCCCCGCAACGGCCAGGCCTTCTCGAACCTGGTCTCGGGCGGCGGCACCGCCTTCGGCCTCTACGAGCGCATCAACGCCAAGCTCAACCTGATGGTGCAGAACGGCTCGGCCAGGATCCTCGCCAAGCCCAACCTGGTCGCCGTCAGCGGCGGCAAGGCCGAGTTCCTCGCCGGCGGCGAGATCCCGGTGCCCACCGCCCAGCAACAGGGGCAGATCTCGTACGAGTGGAAGCCCTACGGCATCAAGCTCTCCATCGAGCCGACCGTGCTCGAGGACGGCCGCATCTCGATGAAGGTCGCCCCAGAGGTCAGCCAGCTCGACTACAACAACGCCGTGCGCCTCGCCAACTTCGTGGTGCCCGCCGTGACCAGCCGGCGCGCCGAGACCCAGCTGGTGCTCGGCCAGGGCCAGGGCCTCGCCATCGGCGGCCTCTTGCAGAACAGCGAGTCCAAGGTCGTCGAGCAAGTTCCCATCCTTGGCAGCATCCCCATCCTCGGCGAGCTCTTCAAGTCCACCAAGTACCAGAAGAACGAGACGGAGCTTGCGATCCTCGTGACCCCCAGGCTGGTGAGCCCCGAGTCTAAACCCCAGACGACCACCCCCACGAAGTAGAGAGGAGGCCCCCCTCATGGTCACCCGGCGCAAGCAACTTCCTGGAAAAGACCGCTCGCACGAGCGAGGCGCGACCCTCGTCACCACCGCCATCTTCGCCACCGGTCTGGTGGTCGTGGCCGGGCTGGTGGCCGACACCGGGGCCATGATGTACGAGCGAACCCGCATGCAGGTGGCATGCGACGCTGCGGCGCTGGCCGGGGCCAAGGGCCTCCTCAACGGACGCACCTACGCCGTCCAGCAGGCCAAGGCGGTCGCCGCCAAGAACGGCTACCAGCTCGCGGACGCCGGCATCACCATCCACCAGGGCAGCCGCATGTCGGTGGCCATGCAAAACCCGAGCAAGTCGGTGGTGGCCCGGGTCGTCGAGGCGATGCAGGGCAGCGGCGACCCCGGTGCGGCCAAGGACCTCTCGGTGGGCGCCAAGGCCACCGCGGACCTCCACTGCGTCGAGCAGACCGCAGGGCCTCGCCCCTTCGGCATCCCCGAGTGCGACTTCGTGCCCGGCGCCGAGTACGTCCTCAAGCAGGGCCCGAGCAACCAGATCAAGGGCAACTTCCAGGCGCTCGGCATCGACGGCACCGGCGCGACCATCTACCGCCAGTCGATCCTCAACGGGGTCCGGCGCACCCTGAGGGTCGAGGACATGGTCCA comes from the Pantanalinema sp. genome and includes:
- a CDS encoding PAS domain S-box protein; this translates as MRPTFGCLRSIVAVAIAFYAFGRLGQLVAIPPGNVTFLWLPAGIALAALYAGGASLWPGVWLGSLALNVGVLAGSGLVPAVLIGAAIASGATLQALLGAWWLRRFGGIFNDVRSVLLFGGPLAFGTCLLNATVGIAVLSAAGLTPWSAYGWTWLTWWLGDVTGVLVATPFLLAWWGGRVDARYVGSLLLRFLPLGLVLVLVFFNPRALPLAFLPLPFVLWLSLSHGLRGAVSTTVLVFAFALTGALMGQGPFAGRGIQEALMLFAVYVVVLSLTALVLAVVEERRKQAERGLKESLATIETILQEIPDMVVILDRTGRLVRWNRKFAETSAYPDAEIENRQALSFFREADRPRVAAAIVEVYDAGYATLQAALQRRDGSLLPIDYSAAPLRDARGEVIGLIGVARDFREHKRMEDRLRESEHRFRTVAMRVPVGIFMTDAGGACVFVNERWCFLTGISEAQALGAGWRDALHPLDRARVLAEWAAAVAAGAEFSSEYRFLRPDGSFVWVYGNATPLDPEAKEPVGYIGTLTDLTERIEAERLKLSFVNAVSHDLRTPLSTIKGFAEFLEDGLAGALNPAQGEYLAQIQRGTRRLEQLVDDLLDFATIEAGAFRLNLAPVDFGALLQEVASSLRPQAEEGQLVLDLEVVPASLLVPMDCRRIERVVLNLLQNAIKFSPRGAHITLRASVDGDRLRCEVIDRGRGIPANDLPKLFRPFGQLEAGNVKGGAGLGLSIGKAIVEAHRGAIGVLSKVGEGSTFWFTLPLSADQAPAAPPLAASVK
- the rocF gene encoding arginase, giving the protein MTGHQSPQLENRLASQAALAAAIVGIPFDLGAPRRGSGLATRAIRYAGLVRRLERLGVAVKDLGDVPVPDSPVPHSDLLRNLPAVAEAAEAAYHGAREAIREGAFSVFLGGDHSVAIGTIAGVSSVHAERAERLGLLWFDAHGDFNTADTTVSGHIHGMPFAVALGHGTPELTRLGGFSPKVPAANAVLIGARDLDEAEERLIAEAGVRVFRMTEIEARGIQAVMDEAIAIASDGTAGIHVSFDMDVVDPKEAPGVGSPARHGMTAREARLALAQLARTGLVRSLDMVEVDPLLDASNQSARLAVDLIAAALGR
- the nadA gene encoding quinolinate synthase NadA, which produces MQTTTAPIDPRLDLFEAIDALKRERNAIILAHYYQEADIQDVADFLGDSLALAQAAEKTDAAVIVFAGVHFMAETAKILNPNKTVLLPDLAAGCSLAESCPAEGLQALKDRHPDHVVVSYINCTAEVKAISDYIVTSSNALKIIRSIPEDQGIIFAPDRNLGRYLVKETGRDMILWQGSCIVHETFSARKIHALKLEHPGSLILAHPECEDPVLAISDVVGSTSALLNYVKDHPDGTYIVATEPGIIHQMQKASPQATLVPAPPEEGTCACNECPHMKLNTLEKLYLCLRDMQPEITMDEALRVQALKPIKKMLELSK
- a CDS encoding low molecular weight protein-tyrosine-phosphatase, encoding MINVIFVCLGNICRSPLGEGIFRHLVTQAGLSERFEIDSAGTGNWHVGKPPHEGSLRVARDRGLDISLQRARQIQIEDLDDHDYVVAMDTRNFTDIRDLDPLRKTRAQVVRMMDFAPARGLSDVPDPYFGGPEGFDHVYDLVEEACKGLLAHIAAEKGLRLTSL
- a CDS encoding globin, which codes for MITNLYEAIGGDETIRRLVNAFYPRVAADPDLSPIFPEDLTETVEKQRLFLTQFLGGPPLYTQTHGNPRMRARHLPFEITPTRREAWLRTMAAAMDEIGLAGEPREEFFERLRLTAHHMENSPEPTSPPPGGVGSGG
- a CDS encoding alpha/beta hydrolase-fold protein gives rise to the protein MQYAIQLSTLPASERLFTLGELSIPKLGRSRRVDVYLPLGYERSRLTRYPVMYMWDGQNLFEHQRAFMGAWRVGASLDLLTAAGELPPMIVVGIDNGGEHRLSEQSPWPDARFKSSGEGADFLSFVTDVVKPMVDRTLRTRPQREFTAVAGSSMGGLTSLYALYHAPEVFGRAAAFSPSLHFARAAIFDYLKDQAKPEGARLYLDVGGREVGRVERSRPITNQAKRLDAFLREQGWKDRHDYYWLVDPKGTHSEACWATRFPAAMRFLWGDLI
- a CDS encoding NAD(P)/FAD-dependent oxidoreductase, with the protein product MERIVVVGGGAAGMMAAIAAAQAGARVLLLEKTDRLGFKIQISGGGRCNVTNDLDDPRELVKMYPGNGRFLSDAFRRFGKHDVLALLERRGVRTKVEPPYDKVFPVSDRSRDVILALTAEMKQLGVEVRFATPVAGLSVEDGRVKGVRTADDQLIEAGAVIVCVGGRSLPRSGSTGDGYKLAEAVGHRVADLYPSLVPLRVSGTKELAGVSLKDVEGTVLVDGKVADRRWRGDMLFTHFGLSGPVVLQLSRSAAEGLHRGRAVELRINLKPEMSASELEAELLARIEAAPRSLVASLLKDDMARSVVEPFLEASGVDGAKKVAELSRGDRARLVETLRGWRFPVTGWHSFEVAEVTAGGVDTKEVDPRTFQSKLVSGLYWAGEVLDVDGYVGGFNFQAAWSSGHAAGTAAAASILGK
- a CDS encoding Flp family type IVb pilin, which translates into the protein MNQMMRVLKEEEGQALTEYGLILGLIAVVTVGALTMMGTNVNKMLSSIANTLSATGK
- a CDS encoding TadE/TadG family type IV pilus assembly protein, giving the protein MRNRNESGQALVETALVLPVILAMMLGIFGFGHLFNAQLVITNASREGARIGALGRPDTNIKAAVAKYLSGAGLNDPGTVVTISKETVADGRDVSVNVSYPFKTALNLPGVPNPINLKSTAVMRVEQD
- the cpaB gene encoding Flp pilus assembly protein CpaB; translated protein: MKKAQRLLVAVGLGLVTSGGIFAYVSGQNERANAGEPQGPVLIVKAPIPLSAKISPEMVAVETRPSKFIPEGALTSPEAAVGRLARIELSAGEALVESKLFAPGEEARAVLPVPPGMRAITVAVDEVVGVAGFVQPGMSVDVVSTLDVEGQTVTKFLLQRVKVLACAQEAKREGDPEAKVVSSATLAVSPSDAEKLILAADRGKIRLAMRDQNEKGDAKTAGATPESLIGVKRPEPAPVKVAAKPRPQAPRIVKVIVPAKTPAEKPSIMIIRGTSTEYVNR
- a CDS encoding pilus assembly protein N-terminal domain-containing protein, producing MKSLRWILAASLVVAPATAALALADETLPVSVGKSEVVSVGGEVTKVSVTDPQIADVAVLSKKDVLINGKKPGTTNLIVWTKSKRLTYDVVVRVDAGLLKATIRKATGAKDLQVEVVNDAVLLYGKVDRTSQIQMAEKLASGFAPRVVNLLSADAVQQVQVDVEVVELSKNGAGELGVKWGQMKRTSSGEDVFDPDVANVIQGDARNPRNGQAFSNLVSGGGTAFGLYERINAKLNLMVQNGSARILAKPNLVAVSGGKAEFLAGGEIPVPTAQQQGQISYEWKPYGIKLSIEPTVLEDGRISMKVAPEVSQLDYNNAVRLANFVVPAVTSRRAETQLVLGQGQGLAIGGLLQNSESKVVEQVPILGSIPILGELFKSTKYQKNETELAILVTPRLVSPESKPQTTTPTK
- a CDS encoding pilus assembly protein TadG-related protein; amino-acid sequence: MVTRRKQLPGKDRSHERGATLVTTAIFATGLVVVAGLVADTGAMMYERTRMQVACDAAALAGAKGLLNGRTYAVQQAKAVAAKNGYQLADAGITIHQGSRMSVAMQNPSKSVVARVVEAMQGSGDPGAAKDLSVGAKATADLHCVEQTAGPRPFGIPECDFVPGAEYVLKQGPSNQIKGNFQALGIDGTGATIYRQSILNGVRRTLRVEDMVQTEPGNMAGPTVTAINQLLGNDQTSYAAAVKGARTPRVITVPLLYWDQYLSSMGRSNVVVKGFARFYITYTTSRSEVYGRFIDRIDTNAAKGTALEYAVRLSDDSSAAPPPVNPTTL